The Limnospira fusiformis SAG 85.79 genomic interval TCTATGCGATCGCTACCCTTAATCCCTGAACCGGTAGTTCTAACAATTTTCTCAGACACCAACAGCCATATTCGCCGCCCCAACCAAAACCAGCTAGACAATGAAGCTAGTTATCAAGCGGCGGTCGCCAAATTTGGACAAATTGCTCTCACCAGCCCTGACCTTGACTCTCTGATGGGGAAATTGATTACTCAGGTCAAGGAAACCTTAAAAATTAATCGCTGCATGGTTTTGGAACTACTACCCAATCATCAGGCTTTTTTACTACGTTCGGGTATTGGTTGGCGACCAGGGCTAGTGGGGTCGGCTCAAATTACTGCCTCTCCTAATTCCCAGGCAGGTTACACCCTCCAACAGGGTGAAGCAGTAATCGTTGAAGATCTGCGAGTAGAAACTCGTTTCCCAGGAACTCCTCTGCTACACAACCACAAAATTGTCAGCGGTTTAAGTGTGATTATTCCCGGACCAAAAGGGGCTAACTCCAAGCCTTGGGGGGTGTTGAGTGTACATACGCGACGAGTGCATCAATTTACCTTAAATGATGTACATTTTTTGGAGGCGATCGCTCACATTCTCGCTACGGCGATCGAGAGACAGCGGGCTGATGAACGACTCAAGTTGATGGAAAGAGCCATCAATAGCAGTCGCAATGGCATTATTATCACCGACGCTACTGAGTCGGACAACCGGGTGATTTTTGCGAACTCAGGCTTTGAGAAAATTACCGGATATTCTCGCCATCAAGTCATTGGTCGAAATTGTCGATTTCTTCAGGGTCGAGACAGTGACCCCAAAGCCTTGGCGGAGTTACGAAGCGCCATTGAAGAAGGGAGGGAATGTAATATTGAATTAAAAAAATATCGCCCAGACGGTAGCAGTTTTTGGAATGAATTATCAATTTCTCCGGTCTACAATAACCAAGGCTTTCTCACCAATTTTATCGGTATTCAAACCGATATTAGCGATCGCAAACAGGCGGAAGCTAACCTCTTATCCAAATCCGAAGCCCTGGCGCAGTTTAGCAGCAAACTTAAACAACTACATCGCATTACTACCCGTCTTTATCCTAGCCTAGAAGCCAGGTTTGAAGACTATCTACAGACCGGGTGTGAATTGCTGCAAATGTCAACAGGTTTAATTGGTAAAATCTCCGCCGGAGTCTATAGCTTAGAATTTGTTTATCCTCACTCCGACTTATTTACCATCGGTCAAACTGCGAACATCGCCGACACCTTTTGTGCTAAACCATATCACACTCAGGAAACCGTTACCCAAACCCAAGCCGGTCTTGACCCGGAATGGAGTCAAGTCCAAGCCTACCAGACACTTACATTAGAATCTTATATCGGTACTCCCATTTGGGTAGGCGATCGCATTTATGGCGTACTGAGTTTTGTTCACCAACCACAGAGAACCGTACCCTTTAAATCAGAAGATCGCGAAATTATTGAATTGATGGCACAGGGTTTAGGAGACTTCCTCGCCGCCCAAGAAATTGAACAGCGACAACGAGAGGCTGAACAAGCCTTGCGAGAAAGTGAAGAACGTTATCGGATGTTAGTAGAACTTTCCCCCGACACCATTGCTATTTACTGCGATGACCAAATTGTTTATATTAACCGTGCCGGGGTAGAATTGTTGGGGGCTAAACAACCCGAAGATATTATTGGTCGTTCCATTTATGATTTTGTGGATTATGATCAGACCACAGTCATTCTCAACCAAGAATTAACTGGAGAAGCCAAACAGCAATCGGCGACGCTTTTTGAACAACAATTAATCCGCTTAGATGCCGCAATTATTGACGTGGAAATTGCCGGCATTCCCACTAATTATCATGGTCGCGATGCCATTCAAATCATTATCCGCGATATTAGCGATCGCAAACAAGCCCAAGCCCAACTACTCCACGCCGCCTTTTATGACCCTTTAACCGAACTACCTAACCGCAGTTTATTCAACCAAAAACTCTCCGAAGCCTTACGGCGTTCTAAAGAGGACTCGAATTATCAATTTGCGGTTCTCTTTTTAGATCTAGATCGGTTCAAAGTTGTTAACGACAGTTTAGGTCATGTTATCGGTGATTTCTTGCTCATAGAAATTGCTCATCGCTTAGAAATATGTGTTACCAGCCCTGGGGATACCATCGCCAGATTAGGGGGGGATGAGTTTACCATTTTGATGGATCACATTTCCGACCCCAAACAAGCACTAGAATTAGCCGAAAAAATTCATCGGGAACTCAGCCAGCCCTTCTATATCGAAGGTCACGAAATTTTTACCACTGCTAGTATTGGTATTGTACCCAGTCGCGGATGCACCTTTAAAAAAGGAGCAGAGACCGACAACTACCACTGTTTATTATACAACAACCCCGAAGATTTTCTCCGAGATGCAGATATCGCCATGTATCATGCTAAAGAACGAGGAAAGGCGCGATCAGAAGTTTTTGATTTATCAATGCACACCCAAACCCTCGCCCTTCTGCAATTAGAAACTGATTTGCGTAAAGCCATATTTGGATCTGCTCAACTCAATGTTGCACTCAATCACATCTCTAGCTCTGAGTCCAACCCGTTAGCCTCAGCCATCTCTGATGTATCTGTCATACCTAGTCAACTCCCAAGTTTAAATGACTTTATCATTCACTATCAGCCAATTGTCTGTTTAATTACTGGTAGGATAGTCGGTTTTGAAGCCTTGGTGCGATGGAGACATCCCCGCCGAGGATTAGTGTCACCTGCTGAATTTATCCCCGTAGCGGAAGAGACGGGATTAATTGTTCCTTTAGGCGCTTGGGTCCTGGAAGAATCATGCCGTCAGCTTAGTAGTTGGAAACAACAACTTAAAAACTGGGAGAGGTCTCCGCAATCAGTCTCTTCTCACTTAACCATTAGTGTCAATTTGTCTGGGAAACAACTCAATCAGCTTAATTTGATACAACAAATTGATGCTATCTTAGCCAGAACTAATTGCGACCCGAAAAGCCTCAAGCTGGAAATTACCGAAAGTATGTTAGTTGAGAACTTCCAGACCGCTTTGATTGTTTTAGCACAACTAAAAGCACGCAAAATTCACCTAGCCATTGATGATTTTGGGACGGGATACTCCTCTTTGAGTTATCTGCATCAATTACCCCTCAAAAGTTTGAAAATCGACCAATCCTTTGTACAGCGATTGGAGGAAGAACCCAGCAATTATATCGATCAATACAGCCAACCTCAACAAATTATCAAGGCGATTATTTCCCTGGCTCATAACTTGGGGCTGGAAGTTACCGCAGAAGGTATTGAGACTCGACAACAGATGCAGTTTTTGCACAATCTTGGCTGTGATTATGGTCAGGGTTATTTGTTTTCTAAACCTTTACCTGCTGAAGAAGCTACTCAATTAATGCTTAACTCTGCGATCGCATATTCTAGCGAAAAATCGCGCTTCTTTTACGGTTAATTTACACTCCGTTGATGATAGTCTACAACCGTGAAGATACTTATCAAAATCCTGTCCATAGCATAAGTTTTCCTAATTTGTCTGGGAAGATAAATTTGAATCGCAAAATATTGTTAAGAATTGTTACAATTTTGTTGAAAATCCCTCGCAAATAGTTGACGAGATTATAGGGGTTGTGGTATCCTCAAATAAATCGCACCCAAGGGGTTACTATGCCTTGATTCAAAAATAGAGGCTACAACCCGCATTCTATCGCACTTAAACTTATTCTCTGCCGAAAAAATTAAATTTGCGATTCACGAGTTTTTGGGTAAAATCAGGAGGCCATTTTTAGGGGTATTGACAAAAACGACATTTTGTGCATAGACGACATTTTCCGGGTAGTTCAACTTCAGCGTTGACGGTAATAAATAATAATTTGTTTTCTAAGGCTTTACCTGCTGAAGAAGCTACTCAATTAATGCTTAACTCTGCGATCGCATATTCTAGCGAAAAATCGCGCTTCTTTTACGGTTAATTTACACTCCGTTGATGATAGTCTACAACCGTGAAGATACTTATCAAAATCCTGTCCATAGCATAAGTTTTCCTAATTTGTCTGGGAAGATAAATTTGAATCGCAAAATATTGTTAAGAATTGTTACAATTTTGTTGAAAATCCCTCGCAAATAGTTGACGAGATTATAGGGGTTGTGGTATCCTCAAATAAATCGCACCCAAGGGGTTACTATGCCTTGATTCAAAAATAGAGGCTACAACCCCCATTCTATCGCCCTTAAACTTATTCTCTGCCGAAAAAATTAAATTTGCGATTCACGAGTTTTTGGGTAAAATCAGGGGGCCATTTGGGGGGGTATTGACAAAAACGACATTTTGTGCATAGACGACATTTTCCGGGTAGTTCAACTTCAGCGTTGACTGTAATAATAATTAGTTTCCTGACGATCGCCATTAGCAACCATACCCAAAACGGGAACTCCAGCCATTTCCAACTCTCGCAGAGCCAGATTAAAAGCTGATCGGTCAGTTTTTCCCAACCCGACCACCATCATCAACCCATTAGTGTGGGAGGCGAGTAAATTAGCATCAGCCAAACCCAACAGGGGAGCAGTATCATAGACAATTAAATCAAACTGTTGGCGCAGTTGAGCCATAACCTCCTGCATTCGCGCAGAAGCCAGCATTCGAGTCGGGTCAACAGGTAGAGGACCGGAAGTTAAAATAAACAGATTTTCATCCGATGGCGATCGCCTAATCAAAGTCTCGATCTCCAGATTACCAGCGATCGCATCACTGAGACCCTGTAAATTAGACACCCCCAACATCGAATGAATACGGGGGTTACGCAAATCAGCATCTACCAATAACACCCGCTGACCCATCGCCGCCGCCCCAATCGCTAAATTTAGGGCTACAGTAGACTTACCATCTGCAGGTCGTGCG includes:
- a CDS encoding EAL domain-containing protein; amino-acid sequence: MAGQHQKAREYQFTDPKGQSDRHYREFSSESEKVSPTPPEIMSMLVQSLPQPVMVSDHDGTIIHCNTALLEIWQGSRESLIGHKESFIYTSINHYQQIREQFDQGNAIDSVEIQIRLSDRRTTWVCLSMRSLPLIPEPVVLTIFSDTNSHIRRPNQNQLDNEASYQAAVAKFGQIALTSPDLDSLMGKLITQVKETLKINRCMVLELLPNHQAFLLRSGIGWRPGLVGSAQITASPNSQAGYTLQQGEAVIVEDLRVETRFPGTPLLHNHKIVSGLSVIIPGPKGANSKPWGVLSVHTRRVHQFTLNDVHFLEAIAHILATAIERQRADERLKLMERAINSSRNGIIITDATESDNRVIFANSGFEKITGYSRHQVIGRNCRFLQGRDSDPKALAELRSAIEEGRECNIELKKYRPDGSSFWNELSISPVYNNQGFLTNFIGIQTDISDRKQAEANLLSKSEALAQFSSKLKQLHRITTRLYPSLEARFEDYLQTGCELLQMSTGLIGKISAGVYSLEFVYPHSDLFTIGQTANIADTFCAKPYHTQETVTQTQAGLDPEWSQVQAYQTLTLESYIGTPIWVGDRIYGVLSFVHQPQRTVPFKSEDREIIELMAQGLGDFLAAQEIEQRQREAEQALRESEERYRMLVELSPDTIAIYCDDQIVYINRAGVELLGAKQPEDIIGRSIYDFVDYDQTTVILNQELTGEAKQQSATLFEQQLIRLDAAIIDVEIAGIPTNYHGRDAIQIIIRDISDRKQAQAQLLHAAFYDPLTELPNRSLFNQKLSEALRRSKEDSNYQFAVLFLDLDRFKVVNDSLGHVIGDFLLIEIAHRLEICVTSPGDTIARLGGDEFTILMDHISDPKQALELAEKIHRELSQPFYIEGHEIFTTASIGIVPSRGCTFKKGAETDNYHCLLYNNPEDFLRDADIAMYHAKERGKARSEVFDLSMHTQTLALLQLETDLRKAIFGSAQLNVALNHISSSESNPLASAISDVSVIPSQLPSLNDFIIHYQPIVCLITGRIVGFEALVRWRHPRRGLVSPAEFIPVAEETGLIVPLGAWVLEESCRQLSSWKQQLKNWERSPQSVSSHLTISVNLSGKQLNQLNLIQQIDAILARTNCDPKSLKLEITESMLVENFQTALIVLAQLKARKIHLAIDDFGTGYSSLSYLHQLPLKSLKIDQSFVQRLEEEPSNYIDQYSQPQQIIKAIISLAHNLGLEVTAEGIETRQQMQFLHNLGCDYGQGYLFSKPLPAEEATQLMLNSAIAYSSEKSRFFYG